A DNA window from Chitinibacter fontanus contains the following coding sequences:
- a CDS encoding quinone oxidoreductase family protein, giving the protein MTATQATYICIEQHGDEQQMQLQFGPIPSPGCGEVLLRQTAIGVNFIDTYHRSGLYPLALPSGLGMEACGLVETLGAGVNDLKIGDRVAYAGGTVGAYTTHRIMPESKLVLVPDSIPDNMAAATLLRGMTAQYLLKQTFPVAAGQTILVHAAAGGVGQILCQWAQSLGAKVIGTVGGSSKMALAQQWCDWVLDYNNTDWVAQVREITQQQGVPVVYDGVGAATFLPSLDCLAPRGLMVSFGNASGAVDAFNLGLLASKGSLFVTRPTLGHYTSNRAALLACANDYFAALEAGLVKPEIGQRYALSEAAQAHRDLAARKTTGATVLIP; this is encoded by the coding sequence ATGACCGCAACGCAAGCCACTTACATCTGCATCGAACAACACGGGGACGAGCAGCAAATGCAGCTGCAGTTCGGCCCTATTCCATCTCCCGGCTGCGGTGAGGTGCTGTTACGCCAAACGGCCATTGGCGTAAACTTTATCGATACCTATCATCGCTCGGGTTTGTACCCGCTGGCATTGCCCAGTGGCCTAGGCATGGAAGCCTGCGGGCTTGTCGAAACGCTAGGTGCTGGCGTTAATGACCTGAAAATTGGTGATCGCGTCGCTTATGCGGGCGGGACGGTTGGGGCGTATACCACCCACCGTATCATGCCAGAGAGCAAGCTGGTTCTAGTTCCTGACTCCATACCCGACAATATGGCTGCAGCAACCTTGCTACGCGGAATGACAGCACAGTATTTATTGAAACAGACTTTCCCCGTTGCAGCTGGGCAGACCATTCTGGTGCATGCCGCAGCGGGTGGCGTTGGGCAAATTTTATGTCAATGGGCGCAAAGCCTAGGGGCGAAAGTCATCGGCACAGTTGGCGGCTCAAGCAAAATGGCGTTGGCGCAACAGTGGTGCGACTGGGTGCTCGACTACAATAATACGGACTGGGTTGCCCAAGTGCGTGAAATTACCCAGCAGCAAGGAGTACCCGTGGTGTATGACGGCGTTGGGGCGGCGACGTTCCTGCCTTCACTCGATTGCCTGGCACCACGTGGCTTGATGGTGAGCTTTGGGAACGCATCGGGTGCAGTGGACGCCTTCAATTTAGGTCTTTTGGCCAGCAAAGGCTCACTCTTTGTCACCCGTCCCACCTTAGGGCATTACACCAGCAACCGCGCGGCTTTATTGGCTTGTGCCAATGATTATTTTGCCGCACTCGAAGCGGGTCTGGTTAAACCGGAAATCGGCCAGCGCTATGCCCTAAGCGAAGCGGCGCAAGCCCACCGAGACTTAGCTGCACGTAAAACCACCGGAGCTACGGTGCTGATCCCATGA
- a CDS encoding YqiA/YcfP family alpha/beta fold hydrolase, producing the protein MTHLVYLHGFLSSPLSEKAQQTIRWMAEQGLSEQLICPQIPMHPQAAIALLRELLEPLQGDFCVVGSSLGGFFATWAVEEYGGRAVLINPAVQPYALINQYLGPQQNYQTGEIHVIDASFAHDLRAFERQPTQVARYWLLSQTADEVLDYRAAVDYYQGCLQTIEPGGDHSFIGFERWLPAIWAFANQHTDFLARK; encoded by the coding sequence ATGACCCATCTCGTCTATTTACATGGATTTCTCTCCAGCCCGCTCTCCGAAAAAGCACAGCAGACTATCCGCTGGATGGCGGAGCAAGGCTTATCAGAACAATTGATCTGCCCACAGATCCCGATGCATCCGCAAGCTGCCATTGCTTTGCTGCGTGAATTGCTTGAGCCGCTGCAGGGTGATTTTTGTGTAGTGGGTAGCTCATTGGGTGGCTTTTTTGCGACCTGGGCGGTGGAAGAATATGGTGGTCGAGCCGTGTTGATTAATCCCGCGGTTCAGCCATACGCCTTGATTAATCAATACCTTGGCCCGCAACAAAACTATCAGACCGGTGAAATACACGTGATTGATGCGTCGTTTGCGCACGATTTGCGCGCTTTCGAGCGCCAACCTACGCAAGTTGCACGCTATTGGCTATTATCGCAAACAGCCGATGAAGTATTGGATTATCGGGCTGCGGTAGACTATTACCAAGGATGCCTGCAAACCATCGAGCCGGGTGGCGATCACAGTTTTATTGGCTTTGAACGCTGGCTACCTGCCATTTGGGCCTTTGCGAATCAGCATACTGACTTTCTAGCGAGAAAATAA
- a CDS encoding LTA synthase family protein, whose amino-acid sequence MKWSKPLFERWFPIVAIPLLLIAGRYFVDGHWNIPRLGFSALLFFFFAMLLNRWASVWAALSLEALLYNVSYVKNKATGEPLLGRDLLEVGQGLALTSYIDIDIILCVLGLICAIGLGIWFRPRFKAKRLAPGLMLCGIVGVQFDSTGQYAAQSQAVLSKTLSTNYVFYNFRENVRQNGILGHLVLSAETMHLPKSGEHDFYSRQLPPLAQSSDADIVVVMCESCYSSADDKLVTSMSQLSAQGFVAARAVSPVYGGGTADAEFEALTGLSSLALPGIDFQNFSSRYDQHSSTLVSELKQAGYLTTGMHNYFGSFYHRADVYPKFGFEQTRFVDKMVWNRKAGWPKDAAMYDVALAQYRAAAKNQKQMMFLVTVSTHGPFIPNGSDSGIGQYQQRLALAIDDLLAFSRGLQQAAKQRKRNVILVVFGDHKPALNEEFVQRQILPKSMFELDQRGTLAFKTELSGPEQRLRGDVPLYVWSSHSGQSQAIADELDQKPLFCLPASLARQTGQNSRFFNAVAERCTRNEDFYTKGLWWRNVFPEGLYAERLFSSPI is encoded by the coding sequence GTGAAGTGGTCTAAGCCTTTGTTCGAACGATGGTTTCCCATCGTTGCGATCCCCTTATTGTTGATTGCCGGCCGCTATTTTGTAGATGGACACTGGAATATTCCGCGGCTTGGGTTTTCAGCGCTGCTGTTTTTCTTTTTTGCGATGCTGCTCAATCGCTGGGCTTCCGTCTGGGCGGCGTTGAGCCTCGAAGCCTTGTTGTATAACGTCAGCTATGTCAAAAATAAGGCGACTGGCGAGCCTTTATTAGGGCGTGATTTGCTGGAAGTCGGCCAAGGTTTGGCGCTAACGTCTTATATAGATATCGATATTATTTTGTGCGTGCTCGGCCTGATTTGCGCTATCGGGCTGGGTATTTGGTTTCGCCCGCGTTTTAAAGCCAAGCGCCTTGCTCCGGGTTTAATGTTGTGCGGCATTGTGGGTGTGCAATTTGATAGCACTGGCCAATACGCGGCGCAATCACAAGCGGTGCTCAGTAAAACCCTTAGCACCAATTATGTGTTTTATAACTTTCGCGAAAATGTACGCCAAAACGGTATTTTGGGGCATTTAGTTCTGAGTGCCGAAACCATGCATTTGCCAAAAAGTGGTGAGCATGATTTCTATAGCCGCCAGTTGCCACCGCTGGCACAGAGTAGTGATGCCGATATTGTCGTGGTGATGTGTGAATCGTGTTATTCCAGCGCAGACGACAAATTAGTTACCTCAATGAGCCAATTGAGCGCACAGGGCTTTGTGGCTGCGCGGGCGGTGAGCCCGGTATATGGTGGGGGCACTGCAGATGCCGAGTTTGAGGCGCTCACGGGCTTATCTTCGCTGGCGCTGCCAGGGATTGATTTTCAGAATTTCTCATCCCGTTACGATCAGCACAGCTCTACTTTGGTCAGTGAGTTGAAGCAGGCCGGCTATTTAACCACGGGGATGCATAACTACTTCGGCTCCTTTTATCATCGCGCGGATGTCTATCCTAAATTTGGTTTTGAGCAAACCCGCTTTGTCGACAAAATGGTCTGGAATCGCAAGGCGGGCTGGCCAAAAGATGCCGCGATGTACGATGTGGCGCTGGCGCAATATCGGGCTGCAGCCAAAAACCAGAAACAGATGATGTTTCTGGTGACGGTATCAACGCATGGCCCGTTTATTCCTAACGGGAGCGATAGCGGTATTGGGCAATATCAGCAGCGTCTGGCGCTGGCCATTGATGATTTACTTGCCTTTAGCCGAGGTTTGCAGCAAGCGGCCAAGCAGCGGAAACGCAATGTGATTTTGGTGGTGTTTGGTGACCATAAACCCGCCTTGAATGAAGAATTTGTACAGCGGCAGATTTTACCCAAATCGATGTTCGAATTAGATCAGCGCGGTACGCTGGCATTCAAAACCGAGCTTAGCGGCCCTGAGCAGCGTTTGCGGGGTGATGTGCCACTGTATGTATGGTCCAGCCACTCGGGGCAGTCGCAAGCAATCGCCGATGAGTTAGATCAGAAGCCGCTATTTTGCTTGCCTGCCAGCTTAGCGCGGCAGACTGGGCAAAATAGCCGCTTTTTTAATGCAGTTGCCGAGCGTTGTACCCGTAATGAAGACTTCTACACCAAAGGTCTGTGGTGGCGAAATGTCTTTCCCGAAGGTCTCTATGCCGAGCGGCTGTTTAGTTCGCCGATTTAA
- a CDS encoding Dyp-type peroxidase, whose protein sequence is MTTPQSGILPAASSNGLFMLFRRRLGRRADQACKQWLAQWPEQVAQLASANPDAQFVAALGFGADLWPELYGLDKPAKLRAFPRIAGAIHPAPATQCDMILHLRAERFDVLYECADQFTQAMGEWFDAIETIHGFRYRDQRDLTGFVDGTENPEQAERASVALVGAEDPTWIGGSYLHIQRYVHRMESWNKLPVKQQEAVIGRTKESDEELADDDKPLTAHISRVVIEEDGEELQILRQSLPYGSPSGDKGLYFTSYCKTPDIFEKMLARMVAPTADGRVDHLLNYSRAVTGAAFFVPSVDALKRLGDGA, encoded by the coding sequence ATGACCACACCCCAGAGTGGCATTTTGCCTGCCGCCTCCAGCAATGGTTTGTTTATGCTATTTCGTCGCCGACTCGGACGCCGCGCCGATCAAGCTTGCAAGCAGTGGCTGGCACAATGGCCGGAGCAAGTTGCCCAGCTAGCCAGCGCTAACCCAGATGCCCAATTTGTAGCGGCACTAGGTTTTGGCGCTGATTTGTGGCCCGAGCTGTATGGCTTGGATAAACCCGCTAAATTACGCGCTTTCCCGCGCATAGCTGGCGCTATCCATCCAGCACCAGCCACTCAATGCGACATGATTTTGCACTTACGGGCTGAGCGCTTTGATGTCCTGTACGAATGTGCTGATCAATTCACTCAGGCAATGGGAGAATGGTTTGATGCGATCGAGACCATTCATGGGTTTCGCTACCGTGACCAACGTGACCTGACGGGTTTTGTGGATGGCACTGAAAACCCAGAACAGGCAGAGCGCGCCAGCGTCGCCCTTGTTGGCGCAGAAGACCCGACCTGGATTGGTGGCAGCTATCTACACATTCAACGCTATGTACACCGCATGGAAAGCTGGAACAAGCTGCCAGTCAAACAACAGGAGGCGGTGATTGGCCGCACCAAAGAAAGCGATGAAGAGCTAGCTGACGATGACAAACCACTCACCGCACACATTAGTCGGGTGGTCATTGAAGAAGACGGCGAAGAGCTGCAGATTTTGCGCCAATCCCTGCCCTATGGCTCACCCAGCGGCGATAAAGGTTTGTACTTTACGTCCTACTGCAAAACGCCCGATATTTTTGAAAAAATGCTGGCCCGGATGGTGGCACCTACCGCAGATGGCCGAGTTGACCATCTGCTGAACTATAGCCGCGCCGTAACGGGTGCCGCTTTTTTTGTACCCAGTGTTGATGCGCTCAAACGCCTCGGGGATGGTGCTTAA
- the aceK gene encoding bifunctional isocitrate dehydrogenase kinase/phosphatase, whose amino-acid sequence MNAPLVQNDLELGHAIAQTLLEGFNHHYALFREASRAAQTNFEAANIHAQQNLVRDRIAFYDLRVKECVQRLKDDFNAESLPDSVWQKVKQQYIGLLVNHHQMELAETFFNSVCCRILHRTYFHNDFIFYRPAVSTEYIESDGPAFRTYYPNEAGLAATVAQIITDFGFTLPFVNLARDVRRVLVALRQHLGKTPKAKFNSYIQVLASPFYRNKAAYLIGQATYGRKKIPFTLPICRNEHGQLFIDAALFKAAHIRHLFSLSRAYFLVDMEVPSAYVQFLHNMLPNKSRAELYTMLGLGKQGKTMFYRELFHHLRHSSDQFVFAPGTKGMVMSVFTLPSFPYVFKIIKDVFAPPKEVDHATVRAKYLLVKQHDRVGRMADSLEFSDVALPRARFAEDVLAELRELAPNAIEEDGDSIVIRHLFIECRMKPLNLYIQNRQGDAVEAVIRDYGNALRELAIANIFPGDMLFKNFGVTHAGRVVFYDYDEIEYMTDCDFRRIPPPPSPEFEMSGETWFSGNKNEVYPEEFGNFLLTRPDVRSAFNRYHADLLSPKFWQDCKARIKQGIVEDFYPYPQSLRFKH is encoded by the coding sequence ATGAATGCGCCGCTTGTCCAAAATGATCTGGAGCTTGGCCATGCCATCGCTCAAACCTTGCTGGAAGGCTTTAATCACCACTATGCCTTATTTCGTGAGGCGAGCCGGGCTGCGCAAACCAATTTTGAGGCCGCTAATATTCACGCCCAGCAAAACTTGGTGCGGGATCGGATCGCCTTTTACGATTTACGGGTCAAAGAATGTGTACAGCGGCTCAAAGATGATTTTAATGCGGAGTCCTTACCCGATAGTGTGTGGCAAAAGGTCAAGCAGCAATACATTGGCTTATTGGTCAATCACCATCAGATGGAGTTAGCCGAGACATTTTTTAACTCTGTCTGCTGCCGGATCCTGCATCGCACCTATTTTCACAACGATTTTATTTTTTACCGGCCAGCAGTCTCAACCGAGTACATCGAATCGGATGGCCCGGCGTTTCGAACCTACTATCCTAATGAAGCTGGTTTGGCTGCGACTGTAGCTCAGATCATTACTGATTTTGGGTTTACATTGCCATTTGTGAATTTGGCGCGTGATGTGCGGCGGGTGTTGGTGGCGTTGCGCCAGCATTTGGGTAAAACCCCTAAAGCCAAATTCAATAGCTACATTCAGGTGTTGGCATCGCCGTTTTATCGCAATAAAGCCGCATATCTGATCGGGCAAGCCACCTACGGGCGCAAGAAAATTCCTTTTACGCTACCGATCTGTCGCAATGAACACGGGCAGCTATTTATTGATGCGGCTTTATTTAAAGCCGCGCATATTCGGCATTTATTTTCGCTGTCACGTGCCTATTTTTTGGTCGATATGGAGGTGCCATCGGCGTATGTGCAGTTTCTGCACAATATGCTGCCCAACAAATCACGCGCTGAGTTGTACACCATGTTGGGCTTGGGTAAGCAGGGTAAAACCATGTTTTACCGCGAGCTATTTCATCATTTAAGACATTCGTCTGATCAATTTGTTTTTGCGCCCGGCACCAAAGGCATGGTGATGAGTGTATTCACGCTGCCTTCGTTCCCCTATGTGTTCAAAATTATTAAAGATGTATTTGCACCACCGAAAGAAGTCGATCACGCCACCGTACGAGCCAAATATTTGCTGGTGAAGCAACATGATCGGGTAGGGCGGATGGCCGATTCATTGGAATTTTCTGATGTGGCACTACCTCGGGCGCGTTTTGCCGAAGACGTATTGGCCGAATTGCGTGAGTTGGCTCCCAATGCGATCGAAGAAGATGGTGACAGCATTGTGATCCGGCATTTGTTTATTGAATGCCGCATGAAACCATTGAATTTATACATTCAAAACCGCCAAGGCGATGCGGTCGAAGCGGTGATCCGCGATTATGGTAATGCCTTGCGTGAGCTGGCGATTGCCAATATTTTCCCCGGCGATATGTTGTTCAAAAATTTTGGTGTGACGCACGCGGGCCGAGTGGTGTTTTATGATTACGACGAGATCGAGTACATGACGGATTGCGATTTTCGCCGTATCCCACCGCCGCCCTCACCCGAGTTTGAGATGAGTGGCGAGACTTGGTTTAGTGGCAATAAAAATGAAGTTTATCCGGAAGAGTTTGGCAATTTCCTCCTCACCCGGCCCGATGTCCGTTCGGCATTCAATCGTTATCATGCCGATTTACTAAGCCCGAAGTTTTGGCAAGACTGCAAAGCCAGAATCAAACAAGGCATAGTGGAAGACTTCTATCCCTATCCACAATCATTACGCTTCAAGCATTAA